The Parabacteroides sp. AD58 genome includes a window with the following:
- a CDS encoding glycosyltransferase family protein: MKYIFIVQGEGRGHLTQCMALEEILRKNGHEVVEVLVGKSKSRQLPAFFTRTIKAPVQRFESPNFLPTASNKRNNILRSVGYNLLKVPTYLKSMRFIKDRIRETGAEVVINFYELLTGLTYALYRIKVPQICIGHQYLFLHKNFHLPEIRRAEIQLLNFFSQLTCLGASQKLALSFKAMEDDKAHHIRIVPPLLRKEVFSIQATAGNYIHGYMVNAGFAENVMEWHRRHPETELHFFWDRKGETTVRKIDQTLSFHPLDDKAFLKQMSGCKAYASTAGFESVCEAMYLGKPILMVPAHIEQDCNAQDAARNGAGIVSGDFNLDRLLAFAEAYKPNPVFRTWVNSAPYVILHALEPEPDQITYLAGQIGMAGNC, encoded by the coding sequence ATGAAATATATCTTTATCGTACAAGGTGAAGGTCGCGGACATCTGACGCAATGTATGGCTCTCGAAGAAATTCTCCGTAAGAACGGCCACGAAGTTGTCGAGGTCCTCGTCGGTAAAAGTAAGTCACGGCAGTTGCCGGCATTCTTTACCAGGACCATCAAAGCGCCGGTACAGCGTTTTGAGAGTCCCAATTTTCTGCCTACGGCTTCCAACAAGCGGAATAATATCCTGCGGAGCGTTGGCTACAATCTGCTGAAAGTCCCGACGTATCTGAAAAGCATGCGTTTCATCAAAGACCGGATTCGGGAAACAGGGGCCGAAGTAGTCATTAACTTTTATGAGCTGCTGACCGGTCTGACTTATGCGCTCTATCGGATAAAAGTACCGCAGATCTGTATCGGGCACCAATATCTGTTTTTACATAAAAACTTCCATCTTCCGGAGATTCGCAGGGCGGAAATCCAACTATTGAACTTTTTTTCCCAACTGACTTGCCTGGGAGCAAGCCAGAAGCTCGCACTTTCATTCAAGGCAATGGAAGATGATAAAGCCCACCACATTCGCATCGTACCGCCGTTGCTCCGGAAGGAAGTTTTTTCTATACAGGCTACAGCCGGAAATTATATACATGGTTATATGGTGAATGCGGGCTTTGCCGAGAATGTGATGGAGTGGCACCGCCGGCATCCCGAAACTGAACTGCATTTCTTTTGGGACCGGAAGGGAGAAACGACGGTCCGAAAGATCGATCAGACACTTTCTTTCCATCCACTCGATGATAAAGCCTTCTTAAAGCAGATGAGCGGTTGCAAGGCTTATGCCAGTACGGCCGGCTTTGAATCTGTCTGCGAAGCGATGTATTTAGGGAAACCTATTCTGATGGTTCCGGCTCATATTGAGCAGGATTGCAATGCGCAGGATGCCGCCCGTAATGGAGCCGGTATTGTGTCAGGCGATTTTAATCTTGACCGGTTACTGGCCTTTGCCGAGGCGTATAAACCCAATCCGGTATTCCGTACGTGGGTGAACAGTGCTCCTTACGTTATTTTACATGCCTTGGAACCCGAACCGGATCAGATCACTTATTTGGCCGGTCAGATAGGCATGGCCGGAAATTGTTAA